DNA from Bradyrhizobium japonicum USDA 6:
CGCACGGGCCATCGTCGCGTTCGCGACCTTGATGATGCCGAGCGCGGTTTCGGTCAGGCTCAGCCCCAGGGCGTGCGCGATCGGGTCGATGACGCGTTCCGCGGCCTTGATGTCGATGCCGATGCGGTCGCCAAGCTTGGTCTCGGGATTGAGATAGCCGAGCACGGCGTTCGCGTCGGTGATGGTCGGCTCAAGGCCGCCGCGGCCATAGCAGGCAGGCCCCGGCTCGGAGCCGGCGCTCTCCGGCCCGACCGTCAGGCCGCCGGGACCGTTTCGCACGATCGATCCGCCGCCGGCCCCGATGGAATGGACCGCAAGCATCGGCTGGCGCAGCGGCTTGTCGCCGAGCATGCGGCCGTCGGTCATCTCGGCCTGACCGTCGACGATCAGGCAGACGTCGGTCGTGGTGCCGCCCATGTCGAAGGTGAGCATCCGCGATGTGCCGAGCTGGCGCGCGATGCTGACCGATGCAGAGACGCCGGCCGCCGGCCCCGACATCGCCATCACCAGTGGCCGCCGCTTCACGGCCGAGATCGGGACCATGGCTCCGGCCGAATGAAACACCTGCAAGCCGGCGCCGATCGGCAGCCGCTGCTCCAGTTCGCTGAGATATTCGACGGCGATCGGCATCGCGGCCGCGTTGAACACGGTCGCCGACGTCCGTTCGTATTCGCGCGCCTCGGGATTGACCTCGTGCGACAGCGAGACATGGGCGACGACATCCTTGAGGCGCTCGCCCAGCATCTTTTCGTGGACGGGATTGGCATAGGCGTGAAGCAGCGCCACGGCGACGCTCTGCACGCCGGTCTGCTTCAGCCAGGCCACCAGGCGCTCGATCTCGGCCTCATCCAGCGCCTTCAGCACCCGGCCCTCGTGATCGAGGCGCTCGGCGAGCCCAAAACATCGTTCGGGCGGCACCAGCGGCGGCGATTTCGGCGGAATGTCGAGACGATAGAGATCGCGACGGCGATAGCGCGCGATCTCCAGCACATCGGCGAACCCTTCGGTCGCGACCAGCGCCACTTTCGGCAGCCGGTTCTCGACGATGGCGTTGGTGACGCGCGTGGTGCCGTGCACGAAGCGCCTGACCTCGCTCTTGCGCAGGCCCACCGCCTCGATCGCCTCCAGCATCGCCTGAACCGGTGCGTCGGGGCGCGACGGCACCTTTGCGATCCGCGCCTCCGCGGAGTCACGCCTGATGGCAATGATGTCGGTGAAGGTGCCGCCGATGTCGGTGCCGACTTCCCAGTGATCTTCGGAGGAGCTCATGTGCAGTCAGCTACGCGTGACGCCCGAACCGGACGCCGGTTCCTTGCCGTTCATCGCCACGTCCAATGCCAAACCGCGAGCGCTCATCATGCATCCCTTGTCATGCCACCGACAGAGAGCGTGCGACAGAGCGACTGGTTCAGGATAGGTCCAGAATTGTCGGAAACCACTAGACCAGCACGCGACCGCCGCTGCGCGGCGCGCCAGGCGCTGCACGTTTTGGTGCAGAGGTGCCCGCGCGGAGTGCAGACGAACGCGAACTGTTCCGGGCCCGAAACGTGCAGCGCACCACGGATTTCTCCGAGCAAATCGTCGCGCCCGCTGCACTGCAATCGGAGCGCTTGAAATCATCTGTCTAATTTGCAGGCGATTGGACGGCAGTGCGGGATAATCAGATGCCTACGAGCTATGCATAGCGGTCGGCTCAGCCTCTCTTTATTGTACGAACAGTAAGAGAGGATTTCGCCGGCTCGGATGGCGCATTGCGAGCGCCGCCGCCGATGCAAGCCGCGATTCTCGCAAGCAGCGGTGCGGCGTCCTCGACGTGCAGACGCCCGTAGCCGAACACCAGGCCCTCCCGCGTCGGCTGCTCCAGAAAGTTTTGCGAGAGCGGCTGGACGTGGATGCCGGCCTGCTTCAGGGCTGCGGCCGCCTCGCGGTCGCTCATCCGTGCCTGCATCGCGTCGGTGAACAGCGCCACCAGATGCAATCCGGTGACGGCGGAGGATACGGTGAGATCGTCAGGCATCAGCGCTGCGATCGCATCGATCAGCGCCTTCCGGCGTGCGGCGTAGATCCGCCGCATCCCGCGCAGATGTCGCAGCAGGTGCCCTTCCCGCATGAACTCGGCCAGTGCGAGCTGTCCGATGCCGGAGGTATGCACATCGATGCGCGCGCGGCCCCTGGAAAAGCCCTCGATGAAATGCCTGTTGGCGACGATGTAGCCGAGCCGCAAATTCGGCATCATGATCTTCGAGAAGGTGCCGAAATAGATCACCCGCCCCTCGCGATCGAGCGAGCGCAGCGAGGCGATCATGCTGTCCTGGTGCCTGAACTCCGAATTGTAATCGTCCTCGATCACCCAGACGTCGTTCTTGTTGGCCCAGTCGAGCAGCTCGAGCCGCCGCTCCAGGTGCATGCTGACGCCGAGCGGATATTGATGCGACGGCGTCACCACGATCAGCTTCGCGCCCGGCGCGCGCCGGACACCTTCGGAGACGACGAGGCCCTTGTCGTCGACCGGAATTGGAACGAGCTTCGCGCCGGCGGCCGTGAGCGCCCAGCGGGCCTCGACGAAGCCGGGCTCCTCGACCCAGACCTCGTCGCCGGGATCGAGGATCATGCGGCTACAGAAATCAAGCGCGCCCGATGTGCCTGAGGTAACGACGACCTCTTCCGGCGCGCAGACGAGCCCGCGCACCGAGCCGAGGAAGTTCGCGATCTCGCTCCGCAAGCGCGGATGGCCCTCCGAGGGAAGATCGAGACACTCCTGCTCTCTTGGATTTTGCCAGGTCTGGCGCAGCAGGCGCGACCATTCCTTGAATGGGAAGGTCGAGACGTCGGGTGCGCCGGGTGCGAACACAGACGGCCAATTGGTCTCGTAATCCAAACCAAGCAGCGAGCGCCAGCGCTCCGACATGTGGGCGGGCTTGGCCGCAGGCGGTATCGCGGACTTTGGCTCGGCATGTGGGGTCGCCACTGACGCCACCATGACACTGCCGCGCGGCATCGATTCAAGATAGCCCTCGGCGTAGAGCAGATCCCAGGCGGTCAACACCACCGTGCGCGAACAGCCCAGTTCGCGCGCGATCTCGCGCGAGCCGAGAAACTGCGTTCCGGCCGGAAAGACGCCACGCAAAATGCCGTCGCGGATGTGCGCCGCGATCTGCAGATGCAGCGGCACCGCCGAATTCCGGTCGATATGCATCCCGGCAAGGGACACGCGCTTGCTCGGGTGACGGCTGTTGTCCATGTTTCGCCCGTCAGGCAACGCAGGTCCTGTCCACCGTCATTCCGGGGCGCGCCACCTGGCGCGAGCCCGGAATCCATTCTCCCTCTTCACGCGCAGTGCGATGGATTCCGGGTTCGCGCTTCCGCCTTCGCTCTACGAGCTTCGGCGGACAGGTCGCACGCCCCGGAATGACAACGCGACCCTGTCTTACGCGCTCGCCTGCGTCACGAACTTCGTGTTCAGGTACCCCTCGATCGCCTCGAGGCCGCCCTCGGAGCCGTAGCCGGAATCCTTGATGCCGCCGAACGGCACTTCCGGCAGCGCGAGGCCGTGGTGGTTGATCGAGACCATGCCGCTCTCGATATCGGAGCCGATCGCCTGCATCGTCTTGGTCGAGGTGGTGTAGGCATAGGCCGCAAGGCCGTAAGGCAGGCGGTTCGCCTCGGCCACCACCTCGTCATAGCTGCGGAAGGAGGTGATCGGGGCAAGCGGCCCGAACGGCTCCTCGTTCATGATCCGGGCATCGCGCGGCACGTCGGTGATCACAGTCGGCTCGAAGAAGAAGCCTTCGTTGCCGATGCGCTTGCCGCCGGCCTGGACCTTGGCGCCGCGCTGCACAGCGTCGGAGACCAGACCTTCCATGGCGTCGACGCGTCGCGGGTTTGCCAGCGGACCCATGCGGGTGTCCTTGTCGAGGCCGTTGCCGACCTTGAGGCTCTTGGCCGCGGCGACGAACTTGTCGACGAAGGGCTGATAGACGCTCTCATGCACCAGGAAGCGCGTCGGCGAGACGCAGACCTGGCCGGCATTGCGGAACTTGTTGGCAGAAAGAATCTTGGCAGCGTTGTCGAGATCGGCATCCGCAAACACGATCGCCGGCGCGTGGCCGCCGAGCTCCATGGTGACGCGCTTCATGTGCAGGCCCGCGAGTGCTGCCAGATGCTTGCCGACCGCGGTCGAGCCCGTAAAACTGATCTTGCGGATGATCGGGTGCGGAATGAGATATTCGGACACTTCCGACGGCACGCCGAACACCAGCTGGACGACGCCGGCCGGAATACCCGCGTCGGCATAGGCGCGCACCAGCTTCATGCAGCTTGCCGGGGTTTCTTCCGGGCCCTTGACGATGATCGAGCAGCCGGCGGCGAGCGCGGCCGAGATCTTGCGGACCGCCTGGTTGATCGGGAAATTCCAGGGCGTGAACGCGGCGACCGGGCCGACCGGCTCCTTGGTCACGAGCTGGGAGACGTTGCCCATCCGCGGCGGCACGATGCGGCCATAGGCGCGGCGGGCTTCCTCCGAGAACCAGTCGATGAGGTCGCCGGCCAGCATGGTCTCACCCTGCGCTTCCACGACCGGCTTGCCTTGCTCCATGGTCATCACGGGTGCGATCTCGGCGGCGCGCGAGCGGATGATGTCGGCGGCCTTGCGCATCAGCTTGTAGCGGTCGAACGGCGAAGTCTTGCGCCAGATCTCGAAGCCGGCCTTGGCGGCCTCCAGCGCGCGGTCGAGGTCCTGGCGCGAGGCGTGCGGGGTCTTGCCGATCGGCTGGCCGGTGGCGGGGTTGAGGATGTCCTCCGACTTGCCGGAGGTGCCGTCGGTCCACTCACCGGCGATGAACATCTGAACTTTCGGGTACATCCCAGGTGTCTCCTGCATGATTTCGGCGGCGATCAGCATTGGCGCCCGGCCGCCTCATAAGTGGGCGCAGAGCTACACCGAAAGGCGGCCGGCGAAAAGGGATCAATGATGCCGCAGCAGCGCGAGGATGGTATGCGCAACAGACGGCATGGCGTCGTCCCGATGCGATTATTTTTCCGTCACACCAGGCTCGACTTGCCGCGGCTGAGCACCTCGCCCGCGCCCTTATCGCCGACGATCCTGCCCTGCTCGTACACCACGCGGCCCCGCGCGATGGTGGTGACGGGCCAGCCGGTGACGTCAAAGCCTTCCCACGGCGTATAGTCCGCGCCGTGGTGCAGGTCGGCCTGCCGGATCGGCTTCTTCAATTTGGGATCCCATAGGACGACGTCGGCATCGAAGCCGACGCCGATCGAGCCCTTGCGCGGATAGAGACCGTAGATCCGCGCGTGATTGGTCGCGGTCAGCTCAACGAATTTCTGCAAGCTGATCCGCCCCTTCGAGACGCCTTCGGAAAACAGGATCGGCAACCGGGTCTCGACGCCGGGGATGCCGTTCGGCACCCAGCGGAACGAGGTGCGGGAATTCGGCGTCAGCTTGCCCTTGGGATCGTCGTAGCGGAACGGGCAGTGATCGGACGAGAAGGTCTGGAACACACCCGTGGTGATGCCTTCCCAGATCGCCTGCTGGCTTTCGGGATCGCGCGGCGGCGGCGAGCAGACATACTTTGCTCCCGACATGTCCATGTTCAGGCCTTTCATGTCGTCGGCCGTCAGCGTGATGTATTGCGGACAGGTCTCGGCATGCACCGGCAGTCCGCGCTGCTGGGCCCAGCGCACCTGCTCCATCGCCTCGCGCCCGGAGACATGGACGATCATGATGGGGACGCCGATCACCTCGGCATGGCTGATGGCGCGGTGCGTCGCCTCGCGCTCGACGGCCTGCGGCCGCGAGGTGCCGTGATAATAGGGCGCGATATGGCCGTCGCGTTCGAGCTTGGCGGTGAGGAAACGGATCGCGTCGTAACCCTCGCAATGGACCATGACCAGCGCCTCCTCGCGGCGCGCGACATCGAACACCTCGAGCAGCTGCTTGTCGCTGAGCACGAGGTCGTCATAGGTCATGAACACCTTGAACGAGGTGTAGCCGTCCTTGACCAGCGCCGGCAGCTCCTGCCCGAGCACGACCGCGGTCGGATCGGAGATGATGAGGTGGAAGGCCGTGTCGATGTAGCACTCGCCCTCGGCGAGCTTGCGGTAATTCTCGACGCAGGTCCGCAGCGAGGTGCCCTTCTCCTGCAGCGCGAAGGGCAGCACCATGGTGTTGCCGCCGGCGGCCGCCGCGCGCGTTGCCGAAGCAAAATCGTCGGCCATCACCACGTCGGGGCCAGAGGCCTGGGAGATGTGGACGTGGCTGTCGATCCCGCCGGGCAGCGCCAGCAGCCCCGTCGCGTCGATCTCGCGCGCCGCGCCTTCAATGCGGTCGGCGATACTGACGATGCGTCCATCGCGAATGCCGATATCGGCGCGAAACTCGTCGCTGGCCGTCACGATGGTGCCGCCGCGAATGGCGAGATCGAGCTGCGTCACGGGCGTCTCCATCACTTGATGATCGCTGATGTCTGGAAGATCCGGCCCCATGCCGCAAGGGGCGCGATGTCGCCACCGGCGAGTTCGAGCGTCCGCCACAGCGTGACCGCGACCGAGTCCAGCACGGCGATGCCCAACTCCCGTTCGAGCGAGGCCGCCAGCGCGGCGCCGTCGAAATTGGTGCAGAGAATGACGACGGCATCGGCACCGTCCGCCGCGACCGCGCGGATCATGTCGGCGATCGTCGCGGGCATGACCTCACCAAAGGAAAAGTTATCGCGCAGGCCGAGATGCCGCTCGGCGTGAGGGGCGATCCCCTCCTCGGCCCAGACATCGCCGATCCGCCGTTGCACGTCGTCCGTATAGGGTGAGACCAGGCCGACACGTCCGGCGCCGAGCACGCGGACGGCGTCGATGCAGGCGAGCGTGGAGGTCGTCGCCGGGATTCCGGTCCGCGCTGCGATCGCTTCGCACAGGCTCCGGTCGCGGCCGATACCGAGCCAGCTCGCCGACGTACCGTTCCAGGCAATGGCATCGACCTTGGCGTCCGCCAGCAGATCCGCCGCCGGCAGCATCACCGAGGCGTCGAACTGGTTCAGCGCGGCGGCATCGAGCGCGATCTCGGTAACGCGGAAGCGCGAGAAATGAGCGGTGACGCCGGCAACGCCATGCAGCATGGAACTGGTGACGGGCTCCAGCACCGAGTTGGACGATGGGGTCATCATGCCGAGGCGCTTGCGCTGAATTGACATCGATCACGATCGCCCCATTGAGAGAGCGCACCGCTGCGCCCCCTCGGACGATCATCCGCGCCTGCCATCGCCCGTGCAACCCGCAATTTGCATGGCGCATATGATTTGTTCGATACGCAGCTCAATTGGCGAAGGTCGACCGCAAGCGCCGCCAGCCGATGACGATGCCAGTGACAGAAAATGCCAGCCCGAGCAAGCAGAGCCCGACGACCAGGATATCGCGCAGACGCGGATGCGCCATGAGAACGGGAAAATCGACCGTGTGAAGCGCGCTGTAGAACCAGCGATAGGCCCGCCGCGAGGCATCCAGTCTTTGCAGCACGCGGCCGTCGGCACCGTCGATGTCGAACCAGAGGTCGCCGCATCGGGAGCGATA
Protein-coding regions in this window:
- a CDS encoding NAD-dependent succinate-semialdehyde dehydrogenase — translated: MYPKVQMFIAGEWTDGTSGKSEDILNPATGQPIGKTPHASRQDLDRALEAAKAGFEIWRKTSPFDRYKLMRKAADIIRSRAAEIAPVMTMEQGKPVVEAQGETMLAGDLIDWFSEEARRAYGRIVPPRMGNVSQLVTKEPVGPVAAFTPWNFPINQAVRKISAALAAGCSIIVKGPEETPASCMKLVRAYADAGIPAGVVQLVFGVPSEVSEYLIPHPIIRKISFTGSTAVGKHLAALAGLHMKRVTMELGGHAPAIVFADADLDNAAKILSANKFRNAGQVCVSPTRFLVHESVYQPFVDKFVAAAKSLKVGNGLDKDTRMGPLANPRRVDAMEGLVSDAVQRGAKVQAGGKRIGNEGFFFEPTVITDVPRDARIMNEEPFGPLAPITSFRSYDEVVAEANRLPYGLAAYAYTTSTKTMQAIGSDIESGMVSINHHGLALPEVPFGGIKDSGYGSEGGLEAIEGYLNTKFVTQASA
- the pdxR gene encoding MocR-like pyridoxine biosynthesis transcription factor PdxR translates to MDNSRHPSKRVSLAGMHIDRNSAVPLHLQIAAHIRDGILRGVFPAGTQFLGSREIARELGCSRTVVLTAWDLLYAEGYLESMPRGSVMVASVATPHAEPKSAIPPAAKPAHMSERWRSLLGLDYETNWPSVFAPGAPDVSTFPFKEWSRLLRQTWQNPREQECLDLPSEGHPRLRSEIANFLGSVRGLVCAPEEVVVTSGTSGALDFCSRMILDPGDEVWVEEPGFVEARWALTAAGAKLVPIPVDDKGLVVSEGVRRAPGAKLIVVTPSHQYPLGVSMHLERRLELLDWANKNDVWVIEDDYNSEFRHQDSMIASLRSLDREGRVIYFGTFSKIMMPNLRLGYIVANRHFIEGFSRGRARIDVHTSGIGQLALAEFMREGHLLRHLRGMRRIYAARRKALIDAIAALMPDDLTVSSAVTGLHLVALFTDAMQARMSDREAAAALKQAGIHVQPLSQNFLEQPTREGLVFGYGRLHVEDAAPLLARIAACIGGGARNAPSEPAKSSLTVRTIKRG
- a CDS encoding hydantoinase/oxoprolinase family protein, which translates into the protein MSSSEDHWEVGTDIGGTFTDIIAIRRDSAEARIAKVPSRPDAPVQAMLEAIEAVGLRKSEVRRFVHGTTRVTNAIVENRLPKVALVATEGFADVLEIARYRRRDLYRLDIPPKSPPLVPPERCFGLAERLDHEGRVLKALDEAEIERLVAWLKQTGVQSVAVALLHAYANPVHEKMLGERLKDVVAHVSLSHEVNPEAREYERTSATVFNAAAMPIAVEYLSELEQRLPIGAGLQVFHSAGAMVPISAVKRRPLVMAMSGPAAGVSASVSIARQLGTSRMLTFDMGGTTTDVCLIVDGQAEMTDGRMLGDKPLRQPMLAVHSIGAGGGSIVRNGPGGLTVGPESAGSEPGPACYGRGGLEPTITDANAVLGYLNPETKLGDRIGIDIKAAERVIDPIAHALGLSLTETALGIIKVANATMARALRRVTVERGIDGRDCTLLAFGGGGPMHAAGLADLYGIAEVVVPSASSAFSALGCLTADFSFLQQQTLRAALDGIDLARVSERIGTLIEDASAPLIANGVAQAEIQVELVALMRYAAQNDAIPVPFTLPLDVTKLKKDFLARHHELFGYATSEPCVIESVRVQARRPSTTVVSRPATAVRAVSSGRRACSFDGFHDIPTAIIDRATLTDVVSGPAIIEDAWSTVVVPPGWQAKPDAAGNLFLTRRAA
- a CDS encoding maleate cis-trans isomerase family protein, translated to MSIQRKRLGMMTPSSNSVLEPVTSSMLHGVAGVTAHFSRFRVTEIALDAAALNQFDASVMLPAADLLADAKVDAIAWNGTSASWLGIGRDRSLCEAIAARTGIPATTSTLACIDAVRVLGAGRVGLVSPYTDDVQRRIGDVWAEEGIAPHAERHLGLRDNFSFGEVMPATIADMIRAVAADGADAVVILCTNFDGAALAASLERELGIAVLDSVAVTLWRTLELAGGDIAPLAAWGRIFQTSAIIK
- the hydA gene encoding dihydropyrimidinase; protein product: MGPDLPDISDHQVMETPVTQLDLAIRGGTIVTASDEFRADIGIRDGRIVSIADRIEGAAREIDATGLLALPGGIDSHVHISQASGPDVVMADDFASATRAAAAGGNTMVLPFALQEKGTSLRTCVENYRKLAEGECYIDTAFHLIISDPTAVVLGQELPALVKDGYTSFKVFMTYDDLVLSDKQLLEVFDVARREEALVMVHCEGYDAIRFLTAKLERDGHIAPYYHGTSRPQAVEREATHRAISHAEVIGVPIMIVHVSGREAMEQVRWAQQRGLPVHAETCPQYITLTADDMKGLNMDMSGAKYVCSPPPRDPESQQAIWEGITTGVFQTFSSDHCPFRYDDPKGKLTPNSRTSFRWVPNGIPGVETRLPILFSEGVSKGRISLQKFVELTATNHARIYGLYPRKGSIGVGFDADVVLWDPKLKKPIRQADLHHGADYTPWEGFDVTGWPVTTIARGRVVYEQGRIVGDKGAGEVLSRGKSSLV